In the genome of Candidatus Electrothrix rattekaaiensis, the window CTTTCCCCATCTCCTTTCTCGGCAGATGGCGAAATCCCGCAGCTCATACTCATCATTCGTCCGCTTTCTCGTTGGGATTTTCCGTATGCAAATTTTCAGCTTGTGCAATATCAAGCAGACAATGCCTTCAGTAATTCTTCATAATCCTGCGAAGACAGAGAACCTTCTCTCACTCTTCTCGAAAAGGCGCAGGTTGTTTCAACAAGGGTTAATTGGGAGGTGAAGACTGTCAGCGTGCAGGGAAACACAAGGAGGGAGTTTATCCAGCGGCTTCCTGATTCCGTAACATACCGTTTGACCAAGGCACTCGTGTCAAAGTATGCGGATTCCATTATTGATCACGTTCCGAGAGAATGATCTCTGAAAGCGGTTTTCCTTTTGCCTTTCCGAGTTTTTCTGCGATGCTCAAGCGCCTTTTTTCAGAGACAGGATCGGGCGGTACGGGAAGCGTTGCTTGGTGATCTGAGCGTATCAAACCGGCGTTGCGCATGATCTGAAGAAGCTCGTCCTTTGCATCATGAGGCTCCGCAGGCAGTACGATAATGCGTACAGATTGATTGTCGGAAAGATTAAGCGGTGAGGCGGGATGCAGGCTGCCGTTTTTGTAGG includes:
- a CDS encoding DUF104 domain-containing protein translates to MPETITATYKNGSLHPASPLNLSDNQSVRIIVLPAEPHDAKDELLQIMRNAGLIRSDHQATLPVPPDPVSEKRRLSIAEKLGKAKGKPLSEIILSERDQ